TCATCAAGTTCACTTTTAGTTTGTTTCATGACACCATTTCTAGCGTCTGTACCTTGAATTTCTTTATCAAATTTCTTACTATCTTTTAAGTCTGCAATTGAGTCGATATTTTGTTCATATTTCGGTACGGCTAAGCCTACTTTAACATCATCGACAAGGTTCTTTTTGTCGTAAACGGATAATTTGCTTTTATATTGATTGTAGTAACTTTTATCTGTAGATGGGAAAATACCAGACGTATGGAATGAATCTGCATTTTCAGCTACAGATGCATATAATGGACCACTTGCTTGTACAGGTGTAGTTGTAACGTCATAACCCGCTTTTTTAAGAACTTCAGCTATGACTAATGTACGTGGCGCTGAGTTATCACTAGCAATATATGGTAATTCGATTTCTTTATTGCCTAGGGAAGTATTGCCATCTTTTGATGAACTTCCGCCCCCGTTACCACACGCGCTTAGCACGATAGCTAAGGCAATAGTGGCAAACAGGCCTAACAGTTTGAAACCTCTTGTTTTAAACATTCAGCATATCCTCCTTTTTAAGATTAATATCTATCATCGTCATGACTGAAATCGGTACGATGTTTGTTGTCAGTATGATTTGAATATTGATCGTATACATCTTTACTATTTTCTCTTGCATATAACATTAATGCATTAAATAGCATGTCTTGATCATTCGTTTGATTTGATAACTGTTTGAATAAATCAGTTGTACGTGCTTCGTTACTTTGTGGACGAGATTGAGAGCGACGTGCGTATGAATGACTACGCTCAGAATGGTCGTCTAATCGGTCGTCACGTCTTGGATAATTATCGTGACCATTACCTTGTTTATTATATAAAGATTCATAATCTACATCGTCGTTAGGTTCATTGGATGCAAATCGTGATACGTGTGATTCGCTTGTATAAGTTGAACGGTGTGTATCATCTTGATAACGTCGTTCATCTTCATCACGATGATATTGACGATCTAAACGTGATGGGTGTTCACTTTCAAAGTTTCTGTCATCTCTTTCACGACGATCAGTAGCGTAAGCACCATGACGATCTTCATTGTTAGATGCATGAGATTCAGCTTGATGTGAATCTTGTTCTAATGCTTTACCTTCGATATCTAATTCTGGGAGGATGCTGCCTAACCATTTAGGTAAATACCATGATCCTTTACCAAATAATTTCGTTAATGCTGGAATTAATGTCATACGTACGACAAAGGCATCAAATAATACCCCAAATGCTAGTGAGATACCCATTGATTTGATTTGCATATCGTCTTGGAATACAAAGGCGATAAATACACTGAACATAATCAATGCAGCTGCCACTATAACAGGGCCACTTTCTTTAATACCTACTCTAATAGAGTGGTCATTGTCACCAGTTTTACTATATTCTTCATGCACACGTGTCATTAAGAATAGTTCGTAGTCAATGGCTAAACCGAATAGTAAACCAATTGTAATAACTGGTAAGAATGCTAATAGTGGACCAGTGTTTTCTACACCGAATAGGCCACCAAGGAAGCCATCTTGCATGACCAATGTTGTGAATCCGAGTGTTGCCATTAATGATAATACGAAACCAAGAACGGCTTTTAATGGAACAAGGATTGAACGGAATACGAATACTAATAATACAAATGCTAATAATACGATAACACCAGCAAATACTGGGATAGCATTATTTAATTTTTCAGCCATATCGATGTTGATCACGCTTTGGCCTGTTACTTCTGTATTAAAGTCGTATTTTTCTTTGGCTTGTTTATTATAATCACGTAAATCATAAACTAAATCGCTTGTTGATTGCGCATTAGGTCCATCTTCAGGAATGATAGAGATTAATGCATAATGGTTATTATCATTTAATTGAGGTTTTTCGACAGTATCCACATTATCCATATCTTTAAGATCTTTTCGCATGCTATTTAGATCAGATTCAATGTCTTTTTTACTGCCACCGTCTTTAGTATTTACAAGCATCGCAATTTGACCGTTATATCCGGCACCAAAGTTATCGGTAACTAAGTTATACGCTTTGTGTGCGGATGAATCGTTAGGTTTTAAGCTATCGTCTGGCATACCTAAACGCATTCCAGAAATTGGTATGATAGCTGCGATTAAAATAATTAAACTAATAATAATAGCTAGTACTGGTTTACCAACTACAAATTTAGCCCATGGATGATTTTTAGGGTCTTTACTTTTTTCTGGTTTGTCTTTGATTTTAATACGTTTATGGAAAACACTAATTAATGCAGGTAATAATGTTAAAGCGGCAAGTACCGCGAATAAAACACTAATTGCAGATGCGAATCCCATAACAGCTAAGAAATCAATACCTACTAATGAAAGACCACAAACGGCAATCATAACTGTTAAGCCGGCGAATATAACTGCGCTTCCTGCTGTACCAACAGCTAAGGCAATGGATTCAACAGGTGGGGTACCTTTTTTCCTGATTTCTTTGTATCTAAATAAGATGAATAGAGAATAGTCGATACCAACAGCTAATCCAATCATTACGGCTAGTGTTAATGTAAAGTTTGGAATATCGAATACGTTTGTTAATAATGCAATGATACCAATGCTTGAGCCTAGTCCTATGATCGCGCTGACAATTGGCATACCTGCTGCGATTAATGAACCAAATGTAATTAATAAGATGATAAATGCAGTGACAATACCAACTAATTCTGAATTACCACCTGGTTCAGAACCACCGCTACCACCTTGAGCTTGTTCGATTTGAACATTGTGGTCATCTTTCACATCTTTCATTTCGCGATCGATAATTTTCTTAGAAGAATCTTTTAATGATGTTTGGTTGACTACATAATTGACTGTAGCAATTGCAGTATCATTATCATCATTGACTTGATTTGTTTCATATGGATTACTTACGTTTTGTACGTAATCATCATCTTGTTTAATATTATCAAGTGCTTTTTCGATATCTTTCTTAGTGCTTTTATCTGTAATACCATCCTTTTTATCAGAATGTATTACAATTTTCATCGATGCTTTTTCACTATCTTGATGGAACTCTTTTGACATCTTGTCATTTGTATCTAATGATTTAAGACCATTCATTGTAATATTGCTATCAAATTTAGGTGCGCTAATCAATAATGGTGTAATGATAACGCCTAGAATCAAAAGCCACGCAATGATACTGACCCATTTGTGCTCAGCAATGAATTTGCCTAATTTGTATAAAAGTTTTGCCAAGACATTTCCTCCTATTTGTTTTTTTATTCGTTAACTTGTGACAGAGCTATGAAGTTGAGCTCAATTTAATTGAGAGAAATCTGTGGTGTTTTAAAGTTACAATTATTAATTTAACAAGATTCAACAGCTTGAAACACCATTAATTTTATTGAGTCGTTGAAAAATGAAACAGATTGTAAGAATTGTTGGACATTTTATTGAAAAGATAACTAAGAAGCGTGATTAATGTGTCGTTATAGCCACTGTTAACTTGTGACAAAATGACCAATGAGAATTAAAATACCTATCAATACTAAACATAAGCCAGGTAAATAAAATTTCTCTTTTAACTCATGGCGTTTTTCGTCAGTATATATCATAATTTTAGAAATAAGGATTAAAATTATGCCTAAAATAATAAGTATGATAGATAAAGCCATGTGGATGCCTCCTAACAGTATGAAACAAAAAATTTGATAGGGCGAAAGTCAGATGAAATTAAAAAGTGCTTATTATAAGTTGTATTCCCTGTATTCAGTTAAATAATAAGCTAAATACACAGTTTTAATAAAAAAGATCGAAATTGGGATGACTATGGCATGATTCCCCCATGATGCGTCAAAGAGTTAAAACTTTATATAAAAAAAGTGGGGCAAGTTAGATACTCACCACCACTTAATAGGTATTTAGGCGTTGTTCATTAATCAAACGAAAGAGTTCAATAAATAATTAAATACAATTATTGTGCGTTGGCTTTTAAGTTAACATCAATATTGCCACGTGTTGCTTTAGAATATGGACAGAATTGATGTGCTTGTTCTACATATTGTTCAGCTTCTTCTTGAGATACATTTTCTAACGTAACCTCAATGTCTGCAGCTAATTTGAATCCATTATCTGTAGCGTCTTTCACTAATTCAATCGTGATTTCAACTTCTGGGTTTGCGTCATTAACTTTATGACGAGATAAAATTAATGATAGTGCACTGTTAAAGCATGCACTATAACCTGCCGCAAATAATTGTTCAGGGTTAGTATCATTACCACCTTGACCGCCCATTTCTTTTGGTGTTGCTAAATTTTGGACAAACGTATTATCTGGACTAAATACACGACCATCACGGCCACCATTACTAATCATTGTAGTTGAATAAATTGATTCTGCCATTTCAAAAACTCCGTTTCTAATTAAATTAAGTTAAATTATATATTCGAATTAACTAATTTAACTTGATTGAATTATAAGGGGATATACATATAGTTACAAATTATTTGTTTATTAATATTGACTGATAAGATAAATAGATGCTATTAAAAATGCTAAGTGTAATTTTATAGCACTTTGTTATATAATGGAGATGAATTTTAAAACGGCAATTGATTAAAGGAGATTGAAAACATGAAAGATATACAATTCGACAAAGTCAGCATGTGTTTGAAATTATCTTGTTCAGCACTTTTAATCAGTGGGTCAATGATAGGTTATGGTTTTGCTAGTGACATGACAGCACAAGCAAAAGAAACCTCATCTTCATTTCATACATCTGAATCAAAAGATGAGTCATTGAAAGATAAAATCGATGACGCTAAAGATGACATTGATCGACTTACACATTTAAAAGAAGATTCAAGACAGGATTACCACAAACAATTAGATGATGTATCTGATAATGCAACATTGGATAAGATAATAGAAGATGCTAAAAAAGAAGATCGTAAATTAAAGTTATTAGATAAAGAAACACATCAAACAACGAATTCAGATAAAAACGCGTCTACTGAAAAGAATAATGAAAATGTAAAAGACACTAAAGACAATGATGATGTTACTAAAGACCTAGACAAAATTTTGGCGGATTTGGATGTATCTTCAGAAAAGGTTGATAACCCTCA
The DNA window shown above is from Staphylococcus sp. M0911 and carries:
- a CDS encoding MMPL family transporter, with the protein product MAKLLYKLGKFIAEHKWVSIIAWLLILGVIITPLLISAPKFDSNITMNGLKSLDTNDKMSKEFHQDSEKASMKIVIHSDKKDGITDKSTKKDIEKALDNIKQDDDYVQNVSNPYETNQVNDDNDTAIATVNYVVNQTSLKDSSKKIIDREMKDVKDDHNVQIEQAQGGSGGSEPGGNSELVGIVTAFIILLITFGSLIAAGMPIVSAIIGLGSSIGIIALLTNVFDIPNFTLTLAVMIGLAVGIDYSLFILFRYKEIRKKGTPPVESIALAVGTAGSAVIFAGLTVMIAVCGLSLVGIDFLAVMGFASAISVLFAVLAALTLLPALISVFHKRIKIKDKPEKSKDPKNHPWAKFVVGKPVLAIIISLIILIAAIIPISGMRLGMPDDSLKPNDSSAHKAYNLVTDNFGAGYNGQIAMLVNTKDGGSKKDIESDLNSMRKDLKDMDNVDTVEKPQLNDNNHYALISIIPEDGPNAQSTSDLVYDLRDYNKQAKEKYDFNTEVTGQSVINIDMAEKLNNAIPVFAGVIVLLAFVLLVFVFRSILVPLKAVLGFVLSLMATLGFTTLVMQDGFLGGLFGVENTGPLLAFLPVITIGLLFGLAIDYELFLMTRVHEEYSKTGDNDHSIRVGIKESGPVIVAAALIMFSVFIAFVFQDDMQIKSMGISLAFGVLFDAFVVRMTLIPALTKLFGKGSWYLPKWLGSILPELDIEGKALEQDSHQAESHASNNEDRHGAYATDRRERDDRNFESEHPSRLDRQYHRDEDERRYQDDTHRSTYTSESHVSRFASNEPNDDVDYESLYNKQGNGHDNYPRRDDRLDDHSERSHSYARRSQSRPQSNEARTTDLFKQLSNQTNDQDMLFNALMLYARENSKDVYDQYSNHTDNKHRTDFSHDDDRY
- a CDS encoding glycine betaine ABC transporter substrate-binding protein, translating into MFKTRGFKLLGLFATIALAIVLSACGNGGGSSSKDGNTSLGNKEIELPYIASDNSAPRTLVIAEVLKKAGYDVTTTPVQASGPLYASVAENADSFHTSGIFPSTDKSYYNQYKSKLSVYDKKNLVDDVKVGLAVPKYEQNIDSIADLKDSKKFDKEIQGTDARNGVMKQTKSELDEDNLDGYSLKESSDQDQFKAVQKAYKQQQPILFTAMDSSWFSKELGVKMLKDPDKIYGKEDQHINLVFNKEFKANHPAAYTIATRMSDDWSKKDEDQLAKKIFKDQKNPEQVAKDYVDDNDNKVDEWLEGIDH
- a CDS encoding organic hydroperoxide resistance protein, encoding MAESIYSTTMISNGGRDGRVFSPDNTFVQNLATPKEMGGQGGNDTNPEQLFAAGYSACFNSALSLILSRHKVNDANPEVEITIELVKDATDNGFKLAADIEVTLENVSQEEAEQYVEQAHQFCPYSKATRGNIDVNLKANAQ